CTCGTCCCCAATAGGTATTTTGTGAATCGAGTAATTTCTACACAAATAACGGACAATCGCGTCTGGAGCTGATATCGTATCTAATACGTAAGTGTAGAAACCGAGGTAgctggaaaaaaattaaaattgttaaaaaaatctagacTTCCATATCTCTAACCGATTCTGATGGATTCCCATATGAAACGTAGTGATTTTAACGTGACGTTTTCGTGAAATTTGTGGAGAATAATACTTACAAAACACGTTTTTGGAAGCCTAGACCCGGAAGGAAGCCCGTATTTTAGAACGTATACATAATAAGTATATAGATCTGTCAAACTATTATTAACAGCGCTCACGTCTAGATTGTGACTTGAGCTTCGTGTTGAATATTTGCAAAAACTATTAAGGATTTCAacccaaaaataaaacaatttgtgcTAAACCGACcaaaaaacatgaaaaatcgaacaaaattattcattaagtAGAAAAGTACTAATAGAACCAAATAAACAGTAAAatcttgaaagaaaacatttttttttaccggattaaagctatttgtattattaattatttacataattttaaatttatatttttccgacgtttcgcgtgcttacagcatgcgtggtcacggtgacctaagacaaaaggtgttgaatgtcaaaagtatcacagctgtagagaaagttgtgttatctgtatttatttccccggagttggtatcgactaaaagataacggatttttgcagaaatgactcatgGTGTCCTCTATCTAAAATCTTACCTCAGTTCCGAAATATCCTGCCTCTGCAAATTAAGGGTAGCAGGTTCGCTGCATACCGCGTTCACCATCTTCAAATTCATCTCTCTCATGTTTCTCATGAACAAATTCATCTCTTGACTGGATTCGAACGTAAATGCGATGAGGTCGCGCGAATCAACCGTTGCTTCTAGGTAACGTGCGAACTTTGGATCTGTgaaatttatctaaaaaaaccTTTAAGATTAAATTGATAGCCGTTGTAGCTGGTAATacaggtttatttatttatttataagtaatctaaTAGCTACACTTCCATATCATAAAGGAATCTTAgacttagacaatatacaaagccaaaagagattacataaacaaaatatagaaaatagaaaacataagtcaattatttattatttattccgaagatttacataatacagaaatagatgtatatatgtcgcagcctagccctttaactagcggcctgaaagatggTCAAccagttgatcaaacagctaggcaaatgacttgaAACGATGACGTTTCACTACTTACCTAGTCTCTTGACTGttaatctatatatagataaatgaatccctatttcccttggtcacggctggaccaatttcgccaatttttattttttgttgtgtttgttattgtcaggagaaagttcttatgaaagaaacaattaagaaaattgcgcggagAGTACTTatccaccatattaagtaatcctgacttttggtacgatagcaattttttaagtgcatagcgcttttactattaaaaactttttagatGTAACCTTtttggcgtttgacataacattgacagactGCGTGcagcaaatatcgtcaaagaggatgtaagaaaaataaatatcgtttaaagacaaatgcttcgatcggagttatgaaatttatctttgataaaatacatataaaatatttacagtcgctaattgtttgtggcattaatcagTGCAGCAATCAGGGCAGTGGGCACCTGGTTCCACATACTGGTAGtgtgcggcaaaaactgccttaagaaacgcgaAATTCGGTAGAAGATGCATATTGCTGGTATAGTgaaatattgctttatttaacagtttattaaaaagatattttttaaagattatattaaaatttttttaattataatttaatctgATTACACTATATACGAAGAATATTATGtactaacatattttttaagcacCTTAAAAATccgttaaatttgtttatcgccatcgatttttttttaattatcaaattttattcaatctttaaaatgaaaaataacataaagtgAGTCATTTTaggttccgaagatactggcagcgttccccctataaatagctagactaattaTTTGTCCGCGGTATCTGTAAGCTCTTCGATCTCCTGTGATGTAGACGAAGTTTTTagctatttccttaaaaaaccTTACAGCGCTAGGCAGGGACCGAGGATCTCGAACCGAATgggacaaaatcatattcggaGCCCTGTATTGCTTAAAACTTAGGTAAGATCACCTAATCGTGAGGAAAATTTAGGTTCAGGATCAAGATTAAACAATTGAGAACATTAAGAAGAAATACCTCCAGCATCATGGGTTCATATACTCCATGCTTGAATAGATGGCGGTTCGCTCTGAGCCACATAATTGCTTTGTACGCATCTTTGGTTCGGTCACCTTCGCCTAGACTCTCTAGGCGTGTCTTATTGACGtcttgtaaattatttattctagaaaaaataaaaatcatttagttAATGGGGATAACTTGTTCTAAAGATATTATACTAATCTTCTGTGCGTGTGTTTGTAAAGCTCGAAACGGATGAAGCGATTTTGATGAATTTGTGTTCACGTGGATttgagaatttatttattcaacatcattattatatcttaacaGTTATTACTAATGCAATAGAACTACACAATAATACCCACAgtgattaaacaataaaataaaaaaacaagtagcacctacaacctttttaggtctgggcctcagattctgtatctgtttcatgattatttgttaatctaataggcaagtaggtgatcagccttccgtgcctgacacactttccagtcgactttttgggtctaaggcaagccggtttcctcacgatgttttccttcaccgttcgagctaatgttaaatgcgcacatagaaagaaaatctatatctatataatctatattggtgcacagccggggttcgaacctacgacctcagggatgagagtcgtatgctgaagccactaggccaacactgctctaaccCACAGGCGATTATCCTACGtaagaaacattaaaaaagacGTGTGCGTGTCACGTGTGACGTGGTACCGTGACACGCACACGGTAGTGAAACCTTGAAAAACAAAGTTCttaaaacttatctttaaaagaatatattttagtgttatattttaatttataagattaatatcaattttaaagttGAAATGAAAAAGCGACAgtaaaaagagacagacaaataaattcttaagATTTAACGTGGGAGAAACTACTGACGATATTGaagacaatatttattgaaagtgGACGCCCAGTagattcaatttatattaagacaGGTATAGTATCGCGGATATTGGATCGCAATATTTATTGACCGTGCCTATgtgaatttatgtaaaataatccTTTTTATTCAGCcattatataactatatacataaatatatgataataatgaaTACACGAAATACCTGTTCTGATACAATCTCATTTGgggtacaatattattttcatagtcAAACTCTACTTCCAATTTCTTCTTCTTTAAAGTCTCAATTGTCGCATTCGCTGTCGCTATAGATTTATGAATTTCAgctaatttcatttttatacttGTTTCTAAAAacgaattaataaacaattatggCAACCCATAAGCGCGAAGTGTTCCGTCAAATGTCATTTCACAATTTGGCAGTTTCACTTCCATAGATAATCCGTTGAATTGTAAGCTGTATGTAACGGTTCAAAACCTAGTGAcgtttgaattaattataatttatcgaTGACATAATAGTATgtcatgtatatataatatgtatagacATGTATATGAGATACTATAAatgaagattaaaaaaaaaacagacagTATTTCAGGACCAATGcgaccttcaagaaaagaccgtaccaatttttaaaaggcccgCAACACGCTTGCTAGCCTTCTGTCactgtgagtgtccatgggcggcgtgatcacttaacatcagaggAGCTTTCTGCCCCTTTCCCTtctatcattaaaaaaaaacaattgctaAAAATGATTAACTTTTAGCAATTGCACTTGCAAAGTGATGtgatacaaaacaataaagttaatattaggCAAATATAGGTTGTCATTAACACCAACGAGATTGATAAGGTTCTATTCATTATAGTTACGAGTACTTACCATCCCCAACATGTTCAACAGCGAGTCTTTTATCATCAATAAGTTTCTCCAACTTAGCTTTAGACGCGACCAACTCTCTCTTTCTATTTCGATGCCGTTCCAACTTCTCTTGGAAGACCGAGTCTATCTCTTTCAGGACATATTCTAGCGAATCAACACTGCTTAATGTCTCTTTCACTTTGTCTGTTAACGAATGGATTTCTCTaccctataaaatatatcaactttttttagcttaattattttgattaagcTAAGTTTTGCATGAACATTTATAACTCATGAATTGGCAATTTTGCgcattaaaaaagtataattaatatatttaaaaaaatatgtatatcattTCTGACcactatattaattataggTAACGCAAATCTGGTTTTTCTGTAACTTTGATTAgaattatcaataattataaaaattaaacagacAATATATATCAACATTATTTACCTTAATGGGATATAGTTATTTCAAACAGGCCAAGGTGGTCAAGGCCAACATATctgataaacaatattttgatgtGATTTTAgtgtttcaaaatatttgcGGACCAtacaattaagaaattaagCTCTTGCTTAGTTTTGTAATAGATCATTGTACTAAACAATGATCCAACCTTATGTAATAACCTTTTAAAGTTGGGTctttataatgattatattaacACCTTGAAAGCTTACCGCACTAAGTTTCTGCTGTTCCAATGAACTAATTTTGCTTTTTGCATTTCCTAAAACTTTCTCCAATGGcgccattttttttgtatgtgtgtccACCAATTTTACTGCCTCCTTTTTATCTCGGCTGTATTCATTTACTTTCGTTTTAAGTTCATGATATTCAATCCAAAGTTTCTTTTTATCGCATAATGCAATATGTTTCTCTATATCCTTTCTTTGATTTAATGTGTCAATTATCACTTTTATTCTGTAATTATATTTgctatcttaaataatttattactaaccaCGAAAGGagtattataaacaattaaaaaatcaaatcaatttaaaatttatacaaaaattctTGGTCTGCAGAATTAGTTAGTTACAGATAACTTATCAGCATTAAAGCAGTCTCTGCAGGAATTTCTATCTGAAGTAAGCATTCATAAAGAATATTTCAGACGAATTGCAAAAGttgttatatgaaataaaacaatatagatATCATTAACCAAATGTCTATGTTGACTAGCTTCCGCTCAAGCGAATTTCATGTAGTTCGGCATAACTGTTTCAGAAGTCTTCAACAACAatcataatattagtaaatttacaTGAAACCATAACAAgtcatgttatttattaatgaccCCCATGACGCTAGTAATACTACAGTATATTTTTGAGCAAATTCCGTTCATACTGACACACTTAcagtttattgttatttattgcattgaaagataattaaaaaatggcaCCTTTCATTCAATCGAATCTGTTCCTGTAACAATTGTGAATTATTCTCCTGTGTGGTGGAAAGGTTACGTTGTTCATTTCTTGTTTCTATTAGTTCATCTAATTGGTATACACTTTCATTCCCTCCAACGGCCGATAATGTGCTGCGAAGTAGTTGCTGTGGGTTCATTTTGGAAAAATCCTGGACTCTGTCTTGAGGTAATAGTTGACATAAATTATCTACCTGAAAATAGACAATTAGTTGagaaaaaaatttagtttaaaacaaaagcaatatttcattttaatactCAGTATAAGTGATAACTTGTATTTGGTCCTACCACACTTAATCTAAATAACTGTACAAGTTAAATAAACCATCAAAAATTACCTGTATATTTAGTGATGTTATAAGGTCTTGAACTTGGTTCTCTCTTGCAGTTCTATGATTGATATACCACATAGAGGTATCATTTAGTTTGAAATTtctagtaataataacattttgttttccaGATTGTTGGTATAATTCAATTTCTATGGTAGCCTCCTCACAGCCTCCACGAACATACTCAGATAACTGAAAAGAGATATGAATAAGCTTTTGTAATGGCTGTAAGctgtaagtaaataaaaatataactaagcAATCTTAGTAGTAGAAATctataactttaatttttttatgacattaattaaaatgttgtatCTTTTTACAATAGCCTgtgatattttcatttataaatttactataatgGATgagacttaaaataataacatcttCATTTCAGGGtgtaacataatatttgaaaaataaatgtaaaattataaatactaagtTGATAAATTGATTGGTGCATTAAAGCAGGTAaaactgtaaataatataaacaattactctattattattaaacagcTATTGACTTAgctatttaacttttaaactttgttagtttaaaagttttacCTACTCACCTTTTTCGCCCGACCAATAACACTGGGTTTTCCACACAAACCCAAAATAATAGCACAAACAAAGGTAGACTTTCCTGTTCCGTTAGGTCCGATTATAACATTAAGTGATGATCCAGGATATAATTCAACTTGTTTATATGTCCtgaaataaagcttttataaataaaccaacTCAAAGTCGTATTCAGTGTATCATAATCCCAAAAACGTACACAAAGTTTTCAAGAGCAATCCTGTAAATACTTCCCGCCTTATTTCCATTACTGTTGATTATTTTGGacatcatataaatttaataaaaactagtttTCCCAGAAGATTACAGTTCAGTTagagaattaaaataactataaataagttaataaggtattattttataaattaatgtactaGAATATAGAAATCCAGTGTAAAATTAAATCGCAATCTGACAGATGTCATCAATTGCTGTATTTTGACATACCCTGGAGAAGTAAGATATTAAAAACGGTTTTTTTGAATTAGAGCGCATTAGCACAATATAACactgataatattaaaataactttgagaacgataaatattattatatagatagtGATTTCTTATACTTTTGTTActgttcaaattaaattatttgtttcgaCCAGTAATACCAGCACTAGACTACAGTAACTAAGTGTTACAACACATAATTAAGTGTACTTTGCTATATTAGAGATAGTAGtagttcaaataatttatttaattagaaatactTCCGttagtattgttttatttttcactttattaatgttttaaaaattaaattttttatataaatatttttaatgttcaaATCATTTCCTACCTGACGTCACACTGACTAacacacaattatttattacctataCAGGAATAGAACAATTATTACTACAACAAGATTGTATCTAATTCATTAACGCTACGCCTACGATATCATATCTATAAGTAATATATCTAAGTGATAGTGATGCCAACTCCTACAAATGGTTCCTCCTAGAATACCCCTACACCCCTAAAGGTTTGGTTTTATACTTGGTTGCATTTGCATCAAAAGTATATTCAAATACTATAACATTTCGaactttttgatattttagttattgcCACGCCTGgagtttatatttgatttagtttATTGATTGGGGTTTATGCTTAATATAGATTGTATAGAACCGTaagtttttaagaaaacataaaaagaatCCGGTAAAAAGTACCTCCTAGAAATCTCCCGAAAAAATTAGCTTCTAAAAATCCCCCAGGACTTCGTCAAATTTGAGGGGAAAACCCTCAAGCTGGCATAACTACTATGACAGtgacacataaaataaaaagattactTCTTAGAAGgactgatttattataaacttaaaccaTTTTCTTAAAAGAAGCAGAAACGAGAAAGTGAGTTCTAATTGAAATGACAACTTTGGTGCTATCCATTGTAATTCTCCCAGCCGTCAAGTATAGTCTGTGTCCAGCAGTCAGCATTCGCTACTAACTTCGTACTTGTCTGTTAAGCTCGACAATAGTATAATTTTCGTTAGTTGTGTTGTTTGTGGTGGAGGTGAACGTATTTCATGCGCTTCTAATtctcttaattatatttctgaaTGGAAAAGCTAGATCTGAAATCTTactgtaatttatttgtttctaacgaataagaaaataaataattagacgTTGGTTATTTCGTTTACTCACTGAAAAGCGGGGTAAACATATTCCACCATCGGTTCGACTCCATTTACAATAtccttgtttataaatattgatttgttgAAAATCTCTTTTCCTACCTCTCTTTTGTCCTGAATTGTGTAGTGcgatgtaggtaagggaaggaagtgttaaacataacaattacCTTTGTGAAAATGCAACAGTTGTTCGATTTTCGCGAtgacaatttttaatgttcaGTGTTATGTGCTTGTCTAGTGTTTCGTGTTTTCAGTGATTTCATGGTGAAATTTTAAGCATTTTGACAATGGAGGGGACT
This portion of the Pieris brassicae chromosome 6, ilPieBrab1.1, whole genome shotgun sequence genome encodes:
- the LOC123711051 gene encoding structural maintenance of chromosomes protein 5, yielding MMSKIINSNGNKAGSIYRIALENFVTYKQVELYPGSSLNVIIGPNGTGKSTFVCAIILGLCGKPSVIGRAKKLSEYVRGGCEEATIEIELYQQSGKQNVIITRNFKLNDTSMWYINHRTARENQVQDLITSLNIQVDNLCQLLPQDRVQDFSKMNPQQLLRSTLSAVGGNESVYQLDELIETRNEQRNLSTTQENNSQLLQEQIRLNERIKVIIDTLNQRKDIEKHIALCDKKKLWIEYHELKTKVNEYSRDKKEAVKLVDTHTKKMAPLEKVLGNAKSKISSLEQQKLSAGREIHSLTDKVKETLSSVDSLEYVLKEIDSVFQEKLERHRNRKRELVASKAKLEKLIDDKRLAVEHVGDETSIKMKLAEIHKSIATANATIETLKKKKLEVEFDYENNIVPQMRLYQNRINNLQDVNKTRLESLGEGDRTKDAYKAIMWLRANRHLFKHGVYEPMMLEINFTDPKFARYLEATVDSRDLIAFTFESSQEMNLFMRNMREMNLKMVNAVCSEPATLNLQRQDISELSYLGFYTYVLDTISAPDAIVRYLCRNYSIHKIPIGDEHTFNNSGKVPANITFYFTENHRFSVRVSEYSGAKSSSITEINPPRLLAKTVDVEQINKFKHQLASFEKTATSHKTKLQEFNNQLAPLEVTLNNYNTNRKKINEGIEKIRTLSAQIRLQTKKIEDIQNEASLNIELEKENCQKRQKESVLKQCHLHSQLKDLLKALQNKMLEKELVGVQLDVSRSAIIQHESELRELKSELRNVQVTLENIQNCLTCAVSKAKEKLTEAKRSCNNKLPTDPDFPYKDDFERLPSDLTALQEHCFDLQTRMDCMHSSDEQVIKEYKTRERTIAKLQSDITNSSDKNKQLEDKMNELKSKWLPSLETLLRKIDRSFGSMFAKMGCAGEVKLDKTGADEDYDKYGVGIYIRFRADEQLQQLTRHTQSGGERALCTALYLMALQDLSTVPFRCVDEINQGMDAINERKIFQLLVKVTTECDNAQYFLLTPKLLPQLEYGEKIMVHTIMNGKELMNYKKWKYDKHLQKARSYRLLQATSNM